The Oryza brachyantha chromosome 6, ObraRS2, whole genome shotgun sequence region ATTTTAGCAAAATATCCACACTTTGCTATAGataaaaatactatattattataatatgttataaaaaaatgtttctattAAATAGTGTCTTAGTATcaccatttaattatttgaatatTCACTTGCTCTAATCATTGAAGAGAAATTATTGGTTAAAGTTAAAACTGTGACGGTCAATATTGACAGATATATATTCAGGAGTACgttatatgatatatcaatAGCTGAAATTAGTCGCTGAGACTgtctaagattaaaaattaaacaaaggaAGGGAAGTATTGTCAGCATTCTTcacttcttcctctcctttctTCCTAGCCAGCCCAACCAATTTACTGGTACCACTGTAGGTAGGTAGCATTGACCACTTTGTGTTTTGCTGAGTACTTTTTGCTACAGTTAAGGAACTGTGCATACATAATTAGTTGGTGGGAGCCAGACAGTCATCTGACCATCTTGCTAGCAGATAGCTACTCCAGCTCTAGCTATGCTAGCAGCCTGGACGAAATGAAATGCCGGAGACTCATGCATGCAACCACTGAATCAAAAGGACAGATATCATTTCTGACGATTCAGAATTGCCTCAGTCAAGTTTGTACTCCTATtattctttcaaaattttgaaagtagAGATTTAACTCGATGGAACACAATACGTTAATCCAAAAAACTGTAGTTAGAGCAGATTATTTTGGCTCGATGTTTTCTGGAAAGTCCGGATCTCTGTCACAAAAATGACTATTTTGGCTCGATGTTTTCTTTAGATATTTCAGCCTTTTCTGAGACTTTGGTGGTATCAGTTAGCAtcctcaacagctcatctaaatttggtcatcatatctttatttggatgatcatctaaactagtttcatcattcatatctctttgtactccactagatcatccagatcatccatatataacatccTCGATATCtctggaggatggagagatcatccaaatattaaGATTCTTTTCTAATATGGATAACATCTATTAGATGATAGGATGACCATTCTGTTGGAACTCAATTTATAGtattcatcctctattttcaggatagaggatgagatagataagCTATTGGGATGCTTttagagcgagcgagcgaacATGCAGGACAACATACTTcatcttttctaaaaataagcatttttagtattaaaatttatatcacaATATTAGTATTTCTGTACTAATTTTCATTATTTCCATTCTAATGATTTCAGAGCTAATCAGATGTTTAAAAACAAgatataatcaatttaaaaattaaccgcTGAAGTGACTAAAAACGATTTTTTAACATCTTTTTAGTTTATACTGAGTAatttagaaatgcttatattcttAAGGTGGGGACAGTACATAGTACTCAATCCGGAGCTTAATATATAGCTACAGAAGAGTGACAAGACATGGATGCCGATAGATCAAAGCTTGCTAGTATAGCTGTATGTATGCCTGTATCTGTAAGTGTGTTGCATGATACCTTtgctgcaatgcaatgcatgcTACCGAGAATTCAAaagggcatgcatgcaaagcaaagcaaagggACCAATCGATCAGGCAACGCAAGCAAAAGGAGATCGGAGAGAAGGCAAAGAAAGCATCATGTGTGGGAGGGCTGTGCAACAGTAAGAGAAGAGAGCTTGCAAACAAACACTGATCTGAACAAAATAGTAGCCATGCATCTTTCGCTTTCAGAAAAATAAGTTGGACACAGGACAAGTGAAGAAAGATAGATAGATTGCTCGCTCCTCCCCCCCAACCAAAGTGGTGTGTGCTGTATGTGCAGTTTTTGCTCTACCACTACCATAGCTCCAGTCCagcgctagctagctagatcccttgtttttgtttgtctcttgattcttttctcttcttctttttccctcccccTTTATTTGGGTGTACATGTGTGGGTGGATGGCTGAGGAACTGGGCTTGTGTTAATAAAGCTTTGATTTCAGATTTTcagaccatgcatgcatgtatatatgtgcagGGTTAAtcaaaatgattaattaatttacagtATATACAATATAATTTACATGCCACCTCCAACTTCAAAGATTTGTCACTTGATACTATTCATGTTCATACTTTGACTGCTCGccttttttgaataaaaaatttgtaaatacttaaaattattgCATCTTAAGAGAGTATATTGTATCCTAAACATAGTCATGAAAGTTTCGAACATCATGATCTaaccatttaaaatttattgatGGTCTAACTTAAAACTATCGTGCTATCATGTTAAGTAGGAATAGATATGGGTCGACCCACGGGTAATTCGTGACCGGTTCTAgtttaaataaaagaatacgataaaaaaactaagttGATACTATTTATATCCGTACATCGACTGCTcgcattttttaataaaaaatgtgtaaatacttaaaaatattgaatattaAAAAGTATGTTGTATCTTAAATATAGTCATGAAAGTGTTCCGTAGATCATGATCTAACCATTTGAAATTTATTGATGTCCAAATTAAAACTATAAGAACACCTCCAATACATAGTTTTTAGTGAGGTGCTTAACAACATGATTAAGCTAAGCATTGTACCGATTTTTTTACACAAGCACCTCTCTTTAGCACTGCATTGGAGGTGCCACAATGGTATCATGGTAACTAGGGATAGTCATGAGTCAACCCGTGAGTAATTCGTTGCCAGCTctagtttaaatataaatataataaaactaaagTGATGTGTGCTGTATGTGCAGTTTTTGCTCTACCACTGCTATTTCTCCAGCGCTAGTTAGCTAGATCCCTTCTTTTTGTTTGTCTCTtgattcttttctcttcttcttttttcccctctcctttCATTTGGGTGTACATAGTATGTGTGTGGGTGGCTGAGGAACTGGGCTTGAGTAATAAAGCTTTgagttcagagtttcagaccatgcatgcatgtatgtgcaGGTTCATTCGAGTTTTCAGGGGAGATATAATAAGAGGGGCAAATGACCACTAGGAGCTGCTAgtggattatatatatgccaaACATTCATATAAAAGCTTATGTGATTTAAAGTGTACGATTTTCAGAATGGTTAATTTACAGTATATACAATATAATTTACATGCCACCTCTAACTTCAAATATTTCTTCACTTGATACTATTCATGTTCATACGTTGACTGCTCGtcctttttaataataatgtgtaaatacttaaaaatattgaatattaAAAAAGTATGTTGTATCCTAAATATATAGTCATGAAAGTTACGTAGATCATGATCTAACCATTTGAAATTTATTGATGGTCCAGGTTAAAACTATCATGGTATCTAGGGACACGGATCGACCGGTCTGTGAGTAATTTATGGTCAACTCtcgtttaaataaatataataaatgaacTAAGTTTCGTTTTAAGATCTCGATTGTTTGATCCAGACATAGTATTGTTAATTCATGTATTATCGTACTCGGTACTATTGCCTACAAATCCACAATAGTACCACACCAACCTAAATTTGCTGTGAAAATTAAGTTACAACCAGACAAATTCATAGGAACAAGAGAAATGTACTAACTCCGCATTTAAACATACGACATCGTTGACTTTATTCAGTCTTTGCTATACaactttgatttgtttttctattagaCTATAacgataatattataaataaaaatctacGCTGATTTTTATGTTCTCAAATTATCTATCTTGAGAGATATGAAAAGTCAAAGCGGAGAAAATTGACTAAATAAAGACAATAATATCATACATTTAAATACAGAGGTCATATATTGGTAATAAGACGTGTATAAAACCAATAATATATGGTCAGAAGATGGATTCTAAACCATCGAAAGAATGTACCTATCACTTTtgtatatcatctaaatagttatgataaaaatatataagatagattaatatatgatattaattccacaaacatgcatagCCAAATATAATATCTATAAGTTGTAATTAAGCTTTCATACGCATATTGAgtcatatttgtatttttttttgcaactttTAGAAGCTAAATTTGTTATTGAGTGTTTGTATATTAATATCacacattaatctattttgttaaactttttttagtttttctctaATCATTTATATAACATGCAAAGTAACAAGGAGATATTCACTCGAGGGTTTAAAAGAGTTTTCCATTCAAAGACACAATGTTAGATTAAGGTGTTTAATTTGCAGCCAGCTAGCAATAACATCAGCGGCCGTTTTGCTGTCTTTTAACAGTTTTCCATTATATATAGGGGAATGCATCTTACTAATCTGCATGGCATATATAACTAGGATTGTAACATATACCCTAGACACTAAAATCATTATCAAGGAGAAAAGGACAAATAGACAGGCAGAGAAAAGAACAGGAAAAGCATAAATAACTAGCTAGCAAGACGAGCAAGAAAGTGAGAAGCAAGCAAAGCACATTTCCCATTCCCAGCTCTCCCACACAAAGCATGAAAGCCACTACACCACAATACTAGCTCTCCCAATCAAACACACTTTACATACTCTCCCTCCTCACCAAACCAAGCCAGCTTGATATATATCCCTTCCCTTTCTTCCAATCAAACACATGTATGATTGATTAGACAGCAGCAAGCAAACCAGATCCAAGAACaatacctagctagctagctgatgcATCGATCCATCTTGATCTTCAATTAATCCATCTCGATCGAGATCTCATCAATCAAAGCAATATCAGGCCAGCTTGTTCAATTTCCTCCCAAGAAATGATGAGCTGCACAAGTGATCGAGATTCATGAGCTATAGAGAAGCGAGatccacacatatatatgatccATGGAGTTGTTCCCTCGGCAGCTTGACCTGTCCCTCAATATCAGCACgcccagctcctcctcctcgccgtcgccggcaccggcggccACTAGCTGGCCGTGGACGTCGGCGAAACAGCTGCCAGCTGATAAAGAAGCTGCTGCCATGACAGCATCCGCAAGATCAGCTCCACTGCTACCGCGCAACTCCGACGTGTGCTCAActcggggcgccgccgccggtgccaccAGCACCAaccaccacggcggcggccttgcGAATttgcagaagcagcagcagcagctcaaggcggcggcgatgcagcAGCTCAAGGAGGCGGCGAtgcagcagccgcagccgaTACATGGTGTCCCGGTgtaccaccaccagcagcagcagcaacggcgGCAGCTGCATCAGCCGCACGCGGTGGTGGGCGACAGAcgaagcgacggcggcggcggccgtcgcctCTTCTCCCATGTGGGCGTGGCCACTCCAAGGacgttgccgtcgccgtcgccgtcgaggtcGATGCTGGCGAGGCTCCCGCCGGGAAGACGGGGCGTGCGGGCGCCGCGGATGCGGTGGACGACGACGCTGCACGCGCGGTTCGTCCACGCCGTCGAGCTCCTCGGCGGCCACGAGAGTACGttggaattaattaatattatttagatTGATCAACCAGCcaactgattaattaataggTCAAAATCCAATTAATATTTATGCATAACAAATCATTTGATATATGGTAATTACCATGGATATATTTGATCAGGAGCGACGCCCAAGTCGGTGCTGGAGCTGATGGAT contains the following coding sequences:
- the LOC102717721 gene encoding probable transcription factor KAN2, which produces MELFPRQLDLSLNISTPSSSSSPSPAPAATSWPWTSAKQLPADKEAAAMTASARSAPLLPRNSDVCSTRGAAAGATSTNHHGGGLANLQKQQQQLKAAAMQQLKEAAMQQPQPIHGVPVYHHQQQQQRRQLHQPHAVVGDRRSDGGGGRRLFSHVGVATPRTLPSPSPSRSMLARLPPGRRGVRAPRMRWTTTLHARFVHAVELLGGHERATPKSVLELMDVKDLTLAHVKSHLQMYRTIKNTDRPVSYAGQANDGFDNAPGGDISDDSFTDGLLRQNRSMLASGEQNDTNIYSGLWSNNTSGKVDGLDLGLPVSEPANEFYRIYLKNAHRSVGLETSVLSLPGRPNLEFTLGIGKASQ